tttttgttaatacgcTTTGATGggtttatttattgttagtataattaaaaagactTCATATATTAACTTTGTTCATGTTATTGGAACGACGTATTATAATGTaagaaatattgttaattttctgtaaaagttattttttttatttttttattttattatggttgttattgtaaaataCTTAATGCAGAAAGACCCTTAAGTCAATGATTTTCTCAAGTATCTTGGAATAATGACACAGGATTTATCTTTGTACGAATCGTTAAAAGAGAAACCGGCTTCGTCTCAAGGACAACAGTCTGTTACTatagtactctctctctctttctctctctttctctctctttctctctctctctctctctctctctctctctctctctttcttttttttttctacatacgAATCGACGGTCATTGCGATAATCCTTGAACTTACGTTATATTCTACCTccgttattatattcattttactctcattttcgattttataataCGCAACTGACCGTGATggtggaggaagagaggaTCCGGTATCGAATGGATATtgttttcgtatttttctttttcttttcaattattcaaaaaaaaaagaaaaagattttcgatgaaaaggaaaacaagataagagaaaaatatgctttatcttttatttattttatgcatttataaagaaacatttataaattcatttaataatcttaaagaagaaaaaagaaaaagaaaaaagataaaagaaggataaatgTCAAGTTAATCGAATTCGATCAGCATGTTTTCGGAACACATGATGCATATTAAACAGACAAGGTCATGAATAATACTTGAGAAGACGAGTCGAACACGTGTTTCGTTTGTAGGAGAATGGTacaatagatatacatacatatatatatatatatatatatatatatatatagagagagagagagaattaaattACATTCGCGTATCACATACGTTTGTCTACTTTTGTAACATATTACAACAAAtcggtatattttttatttccccccATGTTGAATCGAATATTGTATATCCAATGTCTAATACAATTCggtcttttattaatttcaatatcgtttattatacataatcttaaaaatttatttttaacgacaataagatttttatgtaatatgtattatttaatcggTTTATTGTCTTTGACTTTATTACTTCCGGTCTTATATCACTTTCATTTGTAATCTTACATGAACCtcgattgataatattagaaaGATGGTATCGTATTTTTgataatgtcaataatttttgttttttcttgttcatacatatatttaggatttgtgctaaaaaaaaaatcatttattaaggTTTACACATGCGCGCGCAAGCTTGCGGAAGTCATAAAAAAATGGACGCACAGATATAAAGAGagtgtattaatatataatacatcaaGAATGAATTTTACTAATCAAGGTAATAGAAAGGAATTTTtaactaatataattataaatcgttTGCAGATCGCGAAGctaaaaaactaaaaaaagaaaaaacaaagatggTGCAATTGAAAGAGTTTACCATAGAAGAAGTACAGAAGACAAAGGGTACTGgaaaagtagtaataattcTACACGACAAGGTCTACGATGTTACAGAATTTTTGAACGAACATCCAGGCGGTGAAGAGATTCTTATCGATCATGCGGGAAAAGATGGTACAGAAAATTTCAATGACGTCGGCCATTCTCAAGATGCTCTTGatctaatgaataaatataagataggCGAACTCATAGAATCACAGAGAACTAATAAGCCTTTAAAAAAAGGTTGGGTCGCCggttataataacaaacaaccagaaaatgaaaaatatgttaaGGGACCAGGAGCGCCATTTTATACCCTAATCGCCGCCATTATGCTTTTAGCTgccattatattttacaatatgtcATGATTATcgtaagataaaaacgataacgattaattaatatcattaccataatcatcattatcattatcattattaatatcatgatTTAGCGATTCAtgtttgtataaataaaaagagaataaaataacaaaaaaaaaaaaagagaaaagaaaaataattttagtatgTTTTAGCAAAGAATTCTGCATTGTTGCaatcgaaaaaaatcattttaacacACACGCGTGCgcgatatgtatatacatatacacacatgacatatatatatatatatatatatatatacacgcagcTATTTTAAAATCGTTTCGTATCacttataatcaataatatacaaacgtattatgtatgtacctgTAAGTAAAAAAGGGGTAATTTACGATGAATATGTCTAAGTATGagttagttttttctttcttttttgttgtgttcataattattctttaagtGTTTATAGTGTTTCTTTAAGTCATTACAAAATTGACTACTATAAATTAGATACATGCATAGGTTGTAAGAAATAAATCTACTATTATGAAAAATGGTGATTGGACAGTTTTACTGTCTTGTACAGCTGACTGTTGTTGGTAACGAATACGTTATTTATCATTTCGTCCATTAAAATTACACGATAGGATGACTTCTAtctaccctctctttctctttgtcaatTATCcttatgtatatgcatacatacatatatgtatgtatatatgtatgtacgcacaggagtatatatatatatatatatatatactcatattTACACTACACATACAATATAAATGTAGTAATTCATTAGAAgacaaagagaacaaaaaagaaacgaagttGAAAACGTTCaacagtttaaaaaaaaatctcttacCATGATCGATGAAATGACATATAACTAATTTGTGTGTGGGTGgaagtatgagagagaaagagaaaaagagagagagagagagagagagagagagagagagagagagagagagagagagagagagagagagagagagagggtaaaaTTGGACGTATGTACGTTAACGAAGACGAACGGTCCCTCGTCGTAGCTAGCCATGTGTACAAATTTAACAACCAACAGGGAATTtcgcgaagaaaaaagaaagaaaaaagaaagaaaaaagaaagaagaaaaaagactagttagagagaagagaaatgacGAAATCGTTTCGACGATGAGAAATTCCTTTCCAGACATGTACACGGcggaaatttcaaatatttcgagatatgaacaaatttaaatagaatttttgaattttccgCTTTTTTGTACCAAAGCTAGTAAAATCGTACTCAACAACATCTctctacatttttttccttatcaagtaatgataacaatgaataatagcctaataaaaaaaaaatattaagtaaacgaagaagagtaaaagtaatttttttaagaatgaaagtagtattgaaaaaaaatatacagatatatgtatgtatatatatttcaaatgtaaaaatttatatagaactttctcgtcttttcgttaaatttgaatattattacacGACGacatcttgattttttttatcaaaataatgtaataaaaataaaaaataatctatataagaagaattaatataagtgaataaaaaaaaggtaaaaatcataaaataattattaagaactttaaacatattaacaaaaattataaaagggttataaaaatattaataaaggttaatataataacaaaaagttataaaaaatttgttactgTTTTTGAATtagttaaatttttatttccttttattattattattattattattattattattattattattattactattattattattattgttgttgttgttgttgttgctgttgttgttattgttatttgaacGATACTAttgcaaaaaaggaaaaaaattaagttcgagagatcgttaattaaaaaagtgaCGAAGTAGGAGGTAAGTTAGCAACAAAGAGGATTCTCTCGtctttgatttctttctttatttttcttttatttcttcttctttttctcttttcttctttatctttgaaataagaagaaatgtagaataaaggaaaagttaAAGTGTCTCGAATAGTAGTATTGCATTTCTCTCTACTTTCGGATCGAACTGAAGTatactttttctacttctgTTTACCATCTGAAACcctttgattttatatgttcatttataaattgGAATGTCTTTATCGACAATGGCAAAATTACGAGGATTAGGCCGTAAGTTTTTaggtgatttaaaaaaatcaattactctttATCGAGATATTTTAAGCTTGTAGTTTTAATAATCCGGGGAAAAAagcataaaaggaaaaaaatattaacctAAAAAGACAGGAAAAAGAGTAtcgaattgatttttaaaatcatcttgCAATTTTTGACCTCcatcctgtatatatacatacatatacatatatactatgtCTCTACTACGTTTTGATGAATGTTCTATCTATAATGATCGAATATGGAATGTTGACAAACTACATAcgagtatatattatatactatacccacatacacatacacacagttatacatacatacatatatatatatatatatatatatatatatatatatatatatgtaataccatatatatatgtaataccaataataatgtaaatgtgtgtgtatgtacactGTAGCTATATTATCATACAGCTATGTACGACAAAAATGGCTTTATAATTCGTTCTATTATTGTTTCGATCGATAGTATGTAATCGATAAAcactacatatatgtataatgtctaatgttatatttattctatatacaagggagaaagagtgagaaaggaaaatacatataggaaaaaaaatatgtatattattttggtCAACATAAAATCcattaaaaaaggataattaagGACTAccgatcatttattattttttttttattatcctcttAAATACCATTTGGTATcgctaaaaaaaaagtttatgaAATTCGATGATCCTACAATTGactatattgaaatatacggaaaattaatttaaatttcaaaataacgtATTCATTCCAACGAATTCgatttataatctatcgagctttatattttttacagcCTGATAAGTTATAACCGAACTGTTACGAAAATTGTTATGTcctaagtataatatatattccaatgtataaatttaagatttagacaaataattattcaaagaGCTGTTGCAACTAGTGACTAAGAACTTCATAGTGACTAAGAAACatacaataattttgaaattgcgtaattttatacgaaaaatttcaatatcttGCTCAAAAATTAATGTTCTGATTGCAATAATAGGTGTCTTGATATATCAACAAATCGAATCGATTTATATGGTCATATTCATTGGGCTCGTATCATTATCCTCTCTTCTTAAAACTGATCGaattgaacgaaataaaaCCATCTCATCGTCAATAGAATTTAGGCATGTATCACGtcaattaattgttttattaaatataaacgagaataatttttacaagatTAGACGTGTTCTCGGTTGGATCATGTAATTTCAATTTCTAATTAGAAATCTAAACAATTCTTGATATCTAGACAATTCCTAATATTGCCAATACTTTTCCAAGACGTACAACAAATTGAaacgatgaaagaaatatttttttgtttttttttagatttgaaattgaaatatttaaaatgatttactTATACAATGTCATAAGGGTaacatatcgataatataattacaaatgaaattgatctttttttatcagattGTCGTAAATTTCTTAAAGTTCATGGATAAtcgatttcttattttctttttttttaaacggaaaagaaatctcatttttgtattatatcgaTTCAATTATactgattttttattttttatttataaaagaaaaaaaataaattctgtttttgtattaattaatgagtCACGGAGTATTCAAGTTCGTCCTGTCTCATAGGGAACAGGAAGTGAATATGGAAAGCATATGGTATCCGAAGGACAGGAAGGATATGTGGTTTTCCACATGTGTCACGCACTCGACCGCGTCGGTAAACCGCATCCACCCACGCGGAAAGGAAAACGCAAGGAGAGTGAGCTGCACGCGACTCGGCTCGTTCAAACGCGAAGCCCTAAAAGAGGAGTATCTCTTCGagtccttttattttttgtcgtcCTTATTTTGTCATCGttcttaataaaaagagagagagagaacaatgatatatagtaataataaataaatatataaagaagtaaaataaaaaatcaagatatttaattcagaaaaaagaaattatatacaaacataagTATAtgcgcatatatacatatgtgtgtgtgtgtgtattgtatgtatgtatgtatgtatgtatgtatgtatatttctttttattaaaaaaaaatcagaacagcaatttaataattttaacaaaagaaaatattgttttctatttattcattatttcttttttttgtacttttttattttttacaaaacatTTCTTATCaaaagtataagaaaaaaaaaagaaaagaaaaaaagataagattcGACCGATAAGTCAAAATCATCTAagttaatagatatataattaaaattctataaatTTCGAGGTCACCAGATAAGAAAAGAGTGAATTTAAACTCGTGAGATACATttttatgagaaaataaaagaaaatgaagttaTGGGTATTATGAATGGGGGCGTTTAAATATACGAATCGTGTTCATTAGACAAGAACAGATAATGAAATAAACTATTCATCTTAAAATTAAGTGACTTTGATTGAACGAAAATGGGAGGGAATAAATATCCATATCTATTGTCTCGAAACTCGCCtgtaaacgaaaagaaaaaaaaacgcgcgcgcgcgcacgcgcgagagagagagagagagtagagcaGAGCGcacatttatttgtttaaaaaaaaaaatattatatgaaatattcagAACATGGGAGATAGGATTATATATGTCCTAAATTTAGGACgttagaaaattatcataGATAAATTTTTCTGAATTATTTAGGGTTGTCGTTAAATGTTAATGAACGGGTAATATCACGGGTAATAACTTCCTAATGTATAAGTCTCGGTCATAAGTATGTTAATACTTttatgtagaaaataaaaaactgtGTCAATTAATGCAGATagacatttattttctattaaaaaaagtgCAGTTGCATTTTTCTGATGCATCAATCCATAAAAgtgcataaaattatttatgtattatccATCATCAACATAATTTGACTttgatttgtaatatttttgtctttgtaatatttttgatttgtaatatttttgtctATTTTCAACCGTTGAAGAAATATAGTCTGTTCCagttatgtgtgtgtatattaagtatatataaaatagattcacaatatatatataaaataaattctcaaacaaaaaaaaagaaaacgattgtgtatatatatatatatatacatatttctttttattttttaataatttattctcaatcaaaaaaatagaaacgaaaattctaaaaatttaAGGCATAagataactttatatatatatttatatatgcatatgtgtgtacaatatgtacatacatatataatatatatgtataatctgtatacacatacatgtcagttcaattttaataatatgagAATATGAGaactttaaattaatttttgtaagattttttttaaagataattctTCAAAATAACTGTGAACCAATCAGActccaaaaatatataagatgtacggtatatatacaagatatatggtacatatatacaatatatatccGAACTTAATATATCCAATATATATCCGAACTTAATATATCGACAAAtatcaaaaggaaagaaaaaaaaagaacaaaaaaaatataaatataaaatagagtcCATGCAAGTTATCGTTCAGTTTATCTCCTCCCGCTTTACTTCCCGAAGGAAATTGATCCTCGATAGACGATGTCAAGAGTCACCATTAGTGGTGTTTTCAAAGTTTTCGACATcgttgagaaaaaaatgaaaagagaaagaaatgaaaagagaagaaagagggggaaaaagcATACTCAGAATAATAGCAGTAGTCGTTGACGTCGTTTCGAAAGTATTTTAACGAGCCCTAGAAAATCGGAGCTTCTGAGGGATGCTGTgaagaacgagaaaagagagagaaagagaaaaagaaagagagagagagacagaaagagaaaaagaaagagagagagagagagagaaagagaaaaagaaagagagagagagagagagaaagagaaagatagataaaaaggaaaagagaaagaaggaaagagagagagagagagagaggcatgCATCGACGTTCGcaaaaaagacgaaaactaCCAAGCCAAGCTTACGTCCGCAAAATCGATGAACCACGTCGCTACTTTACGCtcgtctgtctctttctctctatctctctttctctttcttccttttttcttttttttcttaaacaagaagagaaaaagagaactatAACCATGActttgaaagtaaaaaaaagtttacgaA
This Vespa crabro chromosome 7, iyVesCrab1.2, whole genome shotgun sequence DNA region includes the following protein-coding sequences:
- the LOC124425674 gene encoding cytochrome b5-like, which codes for MVQLKEFTIEEVQKTKGTGKVVIILHDKVYDVTEFLNEHPGGEEILIDHAGKDGTENFNDVGHSQDALDLMNKYKIGELIESQRTNKPLKKGWVAGYNNKQPENEKYVKGPGAPFYTLIAAIMLLAAIIFYNMS